One genomic region from Amycolatopsis sp. FBCC-B4732 encodes:
- a CDS encoding LysR family transcriptional regulator, which translates to MDVQMLRLFREVAGGATVTETAAGAHLTQPALSRALRRLEHEAGAELFRRSGRLLRLTPAGHVFKRHAGLVLDQLDQGLREVADIVAPGAGVVPLAFLHTFGTWLVPDVLSGFLREHASTRFELRQHGEAGLEAELLEGTADLVLTSGDPGHPQLHWERLLVEPLRLAVPPHHRLAGRHRVRLADVADETFILLRPGYALRETTERLCAEAGFAPRIGFEGDEVETLRGLVTAGLGVSVLPLPHTAAFPAPHLELTDVDAARDIGLAWVAGRNLPAPSETFRRHVLDTVPGRFDRPQGTM; encoded by the coding sequence ATGGACGTCCAGATGCTGCGGCTCTTCCGCGAGGTCGCCGGCGGCGCGACCGTCACGGAGACCGCGGCCGGGGCCCACCTGACCCAGCCCGCGCTCTCCCGGGCCCTGCGGCGGCTGGAGCACGAAGCCGGCGCCGAGCTGTTCCGCCGGTCCGGGCGGCTGCTGCGGCTGACGCCGGCCGGGCACGTCTTCAAGCGGCACGCCGGCCTCGTGCTCGACCAGCTCGACCAGGGCCTGCGCGAAGTCGCCGACATCGTCGCGCCGGGGGCCGGCGTCGTGCCGCTGGCCTTCCTGCACACCTTCGGCACCTGGCTCGTGCCCGACGTCCTGAGCGGCTTCCTGCGCGAGCACGCGAGCACCCGCTTCGAGCTGCGGCAGCACGGCGAGGCCGGGCTCGAGGCGGAGTTGCTCGAGGGCACCGCGGACCTCGTCCTCACCAGCGGCGACCCCGGGCACCCCCAGCTGCACTGGGAACGCCTGCTCGTCGAGCCGTTGCGGCTGGCCGTCCCGCCGCACCACCGCCTCGCCGGGCGACACCGCGTCCGCCTCGCCGACGTCGCGGACGAGACGTTCATCCTGCTGCGCCCCGGTTACGCGCTGCGCGAAACGACCGAGCGGCTGTGCGCCGAGGCCGGGTTCGCCCCGCGCATCGGGTTCGAGGGCGACGAAGTCGAGACGCTGCGCGGGCTCGTGACCGCCGGGCTCGGCGTGTCCGTGCTGCCGCTGCCGCACACGGCGGCGTTCCCGGCGCCGCACCTGGAACTGACCGATGTGGACGCTGCCCGCGACATCGGGCTCGCGTGGGTGGCCGGGCGGAACCTCCCCGCACCCAGCGAAACCTTCCGGCGGCACGTGCTCGACACCGTTCCCGGGCGGTTCGACCGTCCACAAGGGACCATGTGA
- a CDS encoding calcium:proton antiporter, protein MAALRSFLTSWTSVTPVLGILVLALAWGRDLGPVFVAIVAIALGATVLAAVHHAEVVAHRVGEPFGSLVLAVAVTVIEVALIVTMMVSGGPDAGSLARDTVFAAVMITTNGIVGISLLVGARRYGVTLFNSEGSGAALATVATLATLSLVLPTFTSSTPGPAFSSAQLTFAAVASLALYATFVLTQTMRHRDFFLPVAADGEVKEDDHAEPPTNRAALGSLALLLIALVAVVGLAKVESPAIEAGVRAAGFPQSFVGVVIALLVLLPETLAATRAAQRDRMQISLNLAYGSAIASIGLTIPAIALASLWLPGELLLGLGSTQIVLLALTVVVSVLTVVPGRATRLQGGVHLVLLAGFLVLAVNP, encoded by the coding sequence ATGGCCGCGCTGAGATCCTTCCTGACGTCCTGGACCTCCGTCACCCCCGTGCTCGGCATCCTCGTGCTCGCGCTCGCCTGGGGCCGCGACCTCGGCCCGGTCTTCGTGGCGATCGTGGCGATCGCGCTCGGGGCGACCGTGCTGGCCGCGGTGCACCACGCGGAGGTCGTCGCGCACCGCGTCGGGGAGCCGTTCGGCTCGCTCGTGCTCGCGGTCGCGGTCACCGTCATCGAAGTCGCGCTGATCGTCACGATGATGGTCTCGGGCGGCCCGGACGCCGGCTCGCTGGCGCGCGACACCGTGTTCGCGGCGGTGATGATCACGACCAACGGCATCGTCGGCATCTCGCTCCTGGTCGGCGCCCGCCGCTACGGCGTCACCCTCTTCAACTCCGAAGGCAGCGGTGCCGCGCTGGCCACGGTCGCGACGCTGGCCACGCTGAGCCTGGTGCTGCCGACGTTCACCTCCAGCACGCCGGGCCCGGCGTTTTCCTCGGCGCAGCTGACGTTCGCCGCCGTCGCGTCCCTGGCGCTGTACGCCACGTTCGTGCTGACGCAGACCATGCGCCACCGCGACTTCTTCCTCCCGGTGGCGGCCGACGGCGAGGTCAAGGAAGACGACCACGCCGAGCCCCCGACGAACCGGGCGGCGCTGGGCAGCCTCGCGCTCCTGCTGATCGCCCTGGTCGCGGTGGTCGGCCTGGCGAAGGTGGAGTCCCCGGCGATCGAGGCGGGCGTCCGCGCGGCCGGCTTCCCGCAGTCGTTCGTCGGCGTGGTGATCGCCCTGCTGGTCCTGCTCCCGGAGACGCTCGCGGCCACGCGCGCCGCCCAGCGCGACCGGATGCAGATCAGCCTGAACCTCGCTTACGGCTCGGCGATCGCGAGCATCGGCCTGACGATCCCGGCGATCGCACTGGCGTCGCTGTGGCTGCCGGGCGAGCTGCTGCTGGGCCTCGGCTCGACGCAGATCGTGCTGCTGGCGTTGACGGTGGTGGTGAGCGTCCTGACGGTGGTCCCGGGCCGGGCGACCCGCCTCCAGGGCGGCGTGCACCTGGTGCTGCTGGCGGGCTTCCTGGTGCTGGCCGTCAACCCCTGA
- a CDS encoding SpoIIE family protein phosphatase, which yields MTADEELLPVPGRPAEVSANLARLAETVARLRGEVDHAHAVADGRALIELAKGVLMERLHCTPADAARQLESLAGRAGLTPLEFAADVVGEAAEDRITEVAQEFLARAEGEDSVAVRLRTAESGVLAAGDTQRVAESILEHALRPLGATAVAVWLAGPDGSLTLAGSAGFSAEEAARWRYVPPGVATPARNALLERDTVWYPTLSGAGLPSLGQHTLSGGGRVAVPTGTGGRIIGVVEMCWPEPLPAEPGRQRRQLEALAELCGHTLDTWDGVVAPVAAGSGDFLSELVDFVDGLHDPAVLLSPCVDGGRLTDFRIHHANVRFADPGGRPRSRIVGTRLLEAYPLAAEESGLLDKIRRVYATGEPFRAGSLPVTTLVDQVPLTVHTDVSVTRFAGNVLLILRIQDDAAKLAVLLQHAQRLGRIGGFEENVVTGTITWNTELFALYGLPPTATPLSLHELATHAHPDDGPAIGRFLRAVLHHQRPSSTAFRLQRSDGVARHIRVVAEPVADAAGELLAVRGAYQDVSSQHWTEVALAATRDKLAETEQQSIERNRLALQLQHAIMPPAKGPIDMPGLRAAVRYRPAEKEHLVGGDWYDAVALPTGEVLLCVGDVAGHGIDAATGMVSLRNALRGLAATGAGPAQLLTWLNLVAYHLTDHVTATAVAAVYDPATRALRWARAGHLPPIVRHRDGEVTTLPLIRGSLLGAVRDVTYQEEEIRLAEGDILLIYTDGLIERRDRPVQETVSRLVTLVERHEGGLEHQLDTLLTYSTADTDDDTCVVGIEVRSASS from the coding sequence GTGACCGCCGACGAAGAGCTGCTCCCGGTCCCGGGGCGCCCGGCCGAGGTGTCGGCCAACCTGGCCCGGCTCGCCGAGACCGTCGCCAGGCTGCGCGGCGAGGTCGACCACGCGCACGCCGTCGCCGACGGCCGCGCGCTGATCGAGCTGGCCAAGGGCGTGCTGATGGAACGCCTCCACTGCACGCCCGCCGACGCCGCCCGGCAGCTGGAAAGCCTCGCCGGGCGGGCCGGGCTGACGCCGCTGGAGTTCGCCGCGGACGTCGTCGGCGAAGCGGCCGAGGACCGCATCACCGAAGTGGCGCAGGAGTTCCTGGCCCGCGCGGAGGGCGAAGACTCCGTCGCGGTGCGGCTGCGCACCGCGGAAAGCGGGGTGCTCGCGGCGGGGGACACCCAGCGCGTCGCGGAGTCCATCCTGGAGCACGCGCTGCGCCCGCTCGGCGCGACCGCCGTCGCGGTGTGGCTCGCCGGGCCGGACGGTTCGCTCACGCTGGCCGGGTCGGCGGGGTTCTCCGCCGAAGAGGCGGCCCGCTGGCGGTACGTCCCGCCCGGGGTGGCGACGCCGGCCCGCAACGCGCTGCTCGAACGCGACACGGTCTGGTACCCGACGCTGTCCGGCGCCGGGCTGCCCTCGCTCGGGCAGCACACCCTCTCCGGCGGCGGGCGCGTCGCGGTGCCCACCGGCACCGGCGGCCGGATCATCGGCGTCGTCGAGATGTGCTGGCCCGAGCCGCTGCCCGCCGAGCCCGGGCGGCAGCGCCGTCAGCTGGAGGCGCTGGCCGAGCTGTGCGGGCACACGCTCGACACGTGGGACGGCGTGGTCGCGCCGGTGGCCGCCGGGTCCGGGGACTTCCTCAGCGAGCTGGTGGACTTCGTCGACGGCCTGCACGACCCGGCGGTGCTGCTGTCGCCCTGCGTCGACGGCGGCCGGCTCACCGACTTCCGCATCCACCACGCCAACGTCCGGTTCGCCGACCCCGGCGGCCGTCCCCGCAGCCGGATCGTCGGCACCCGCCTGCTGGAGGCGTACCCGCTGGCGGCCGAGGAGAGCGGCCTGCTCGACAAGATCCGCCGCGTCTACGCGACCGGCGAGCCGTTCCGCGCGGGCAGCCTGCCGGTCACCACCCTCGTCGACCAGGTGCCGCTGACGGTGCACACCGACGTGAGCGTGACCCGGTTCGCCGGCAACGTGCTGCTCATCCTGCGCATCCAGGACGACGCGGCGAAGCTCGCCGTGCTGCTGCAGCACGCCCAGCGGCTCGGCCGGATCGGCGGGTTCGAGGAGAACGTCGTGACCGGGACGATCACCTGGAACACCGAGCTGTTCGCGCTGTACGGCCTGCCGCCGACCGCCACGCCGCTGTCGCTGCACGAACTGGCCACGCACGCGCACCCCGACGACGGGCCGGCGATCGGCCGGTTCCTGCGGGCGGTGCTGCACCACCAGCGCCCGTCCTCGACGGCGTTCCGGCTGCAGCGCTCCGACGGCGTCGCCCGGCACATCCGGGTGGTCGCCGAGCCGGTCGCCGACGCGGCCGGCGAGCTGCTCGCCGTGCGCGGCGCCTACCAGGACGTCTCGTCGCAGCACTGGACCGAGGTGGCACTCGCGGCGACGCGGGACAAGCTGGCCGAGACCGAGCAGCAGTCGATCGAGCGCAACCGGCTCGCGCTACAGCTGCAGCACGCGATCATGCCGCCGGCCAAGGGGCCGATCGACATGCCGGGCCTGCGCGCGGCCGTCCGCTACCGGCCGGCCGAGAAGGAGCACCTGGTCGGCGGCGACTGGTACGACGCGGTCGCGCTGCCGACCGGCGAGGTGCTGCTGTGCGTCGGCGACGTCGCCGGCCACGGCATCGACGCGGCGACGGGCATGGTGAGCCTCCGCAACGCGCTCCGGGGCCTCGCGGCGACGGGCGCCGGCCCGGCGCAGCTGCTGACCTGGCTGAACCTGGTCGCCTACCACCTCACCGACCACGTGACGGCGACCGCGGTCGCGGCGGTGTACGACCCGGCGACCCGGGCGTTGCGCTGGGCGCGCGCGGGACACCTGCCCCCGATCGTCCGCCACCGCGACGGCGAGGTGACGACCCTGCCGCTGATCCGCGGCTCGCTCCTGGGCGCGGTCCGGGACGTGACGTACCAGGAGGAGGAGATCCGCCTGGCGGAGGGCGACATCCTGCTGATCTACACGGACGGCTTGATCGAGCGCCGCGACCGCCCGGTCCAGGAGACGGTCTCGCGGCTGGTGACCCTGGTGGAGCGCCACGAGGGTGGCTTGGAGCACCAGCTGGACACACTGCTGACCTACAGCACGGCGGACACCGACGACGACACGTGCGTGGTGGGGATCGAGGTCCGGTCGGCGAGCTCATGA
- a CDS encoding HAMP domain-containing protein has translation MVEGARPGTKGAVAGVGEAGEQELRRLLAGLTAVRDGDFGIRLPGGADGLLGEIATVFNGMADQLSLFTSEVTRVAREVGSEGQLGGQAKVPGVSGTWKDLTDSVNAMAGNLTTQVRDIAQVATAVAKGDLSQKIDVDARGEILELKDTVNTMVDQLSSFADEVTRVAREVGSEGRLGGQAQVPGVGGVWRDLTDSVNFMAGNLTDQVRNVAQVTTAVAKGDLSQKITVDARGEILELKSTINTMVDQLSSFADEVTRVAREVGTEGRLGGQADVKGVSGTWRDLTDSVNFMAGNLTDQVRNIAQVATAVAKGDLSQKINVTARGEVLELKDTLNTMVDQLSAFADEVTRVAREVGTEGRLGGQADVKGVSGTWKDLTESVNVMADNLTAQVRSIAQVTTAVARGDLSQKIRVDARGEILELKDTINTMVDQLSAFADEVTRVAREVGTEGNLGGQATVRGVSGTWKNLTDNVNVMASNLTGQVRSIAQVATAVARGDLSGKITVEAKGEVAALADVINTMVDTLSAFADEVTRVAREVGTEGMLGGQARVPNVAGTWKDLTDNVNSMANNLTGQVRNIAQVTTAVAQGDLTRKIDVDARGEILELKTTINTMVDQLSAFAAEVTRVAREVGSEGRLGGQAEVEGVSGTWKRLTENVNELAGNLTRQVRAIAEVTSAVAEGDLTRSITVDASGEVAELKDNINSMVESLRETTRANQEQDWLKSNLATITGLMQGRRDLAVVAAAVMDELVPLVNAQYGAFYLADDTAEVPELRLVGAYGHPDGEGPVARFRIGQSLVGQAARSRRPIAVDDVPPGYATISSGLGSTVPASLFVLPIVVEDQVLGVIELASVHGFTTVHRGFLELLMEQIGVNVNSIVANARTDELLGESQRLTAELQARSEELQARQEELQSSNAELEEKAALLVTQNRDIETKNLEIEQARQELEARAQQLTLASKYKSEFLANMSHELRTPLNSLLILAQLLAQNPTRNLTAKQVEYAGIIHSAGSDLLQLINDILDLSKVEAGKMDVTPEQVSLRGLLDYVEATFRPMTSQRNLDFRITVAPGSPPELLTDDSRLRQVLRNLLSNAVKFTEVGGIELHIEAVDVETLPRPLRAHGAAVAFRVTDTGIGIAEHQLESIFGAFQQADGTTSRKYGGTGLGLSISREIAQLLGGFITAESTLGEGSTFTFSLPVARPDFATLPAGDHPGALVVAGDPGTALTTSAPRAYRRLLVVEERQHGLLTLVAESAAADLADSRDIGLSPADVEVVTAVGTQEAAAALATDAYHCVVLDLDLPDRTAFGFLDAMQGDSALRLVPVLAHNSRRLDSELEQLVQSRADVQSLEVLSGLDELRERIALHLSAEEPGAVLPLVRPDEPAAPVRAADVDTTLSGRTVLIVDDDPRNVYALTGILELHGMQVLHAEDGRKGVETVAAHPGIDLILMDVMMPEMDGYTATAKIRAMPEHAAIPIVAVTAKAMPGDREKSLASGATDYVTKPVDADDLIARIKRHVTA, from the coding sequence ATGGTCGAAGGGGCGCGCCCGGGGACCAAAGGCGCGGTCGCAGGCGTGGGCGAGGCGGGGGAGCAGGAGCTTCGCCGGCTGCTGGCCGGGCTGACCGCGGTCCGCGACGGCGACTTCGGCATCCGGCTGCCCGGCGGGGCCGACGGCCTGCTGGGTGAGATCGCCACCGTGTTCAACGGCATGGCCGACCAGCTGTCGCTGTTCACCTCCGAGGTCACCCGCGTCGCCCGCGAGGTCGGAAGCGAGGGCCAGCTCGGCGGGCAGGCGAAGGTCCCCGGCGTGTCCGGCACCTGGAAGGACCTCACCGACTCGGTGAACGCCATGGCCGGCAACCTCACCACCCAGGTCCGCGACATCGCGCAGGTGGCGACCGCGGTCGCGAAGGGCGACCTCTCGCAGAAGATCGACGTCGACGCGCGCGGTGAGATCCTCGAGCTGAAGGACACCGTCAACACGATGGTGGACCAGCTGTCCTCCTTCGCGGACGAGGTCACCCGCGTGGCCCGCGAGGTCGGCAGCGAAGGCCGCCTCGGCGGGCAGGCGCAGGTGCCCGGCGTCGGCGGCGTCTGGCGCGACCTCACCGACTCGGTCAACTTCATGGCCGGGAACCTGACCGACCAGGTCCGCAACGTCGCCCAGGTGACCACCGCGGTGGCGAAGGGCGACCTCTCGCAGAAGATCACCGTCGACGCCCGGGGCGAGATCCTCGAGCTCAAGAGCACGATCAACACGATGGTGGACCAGCTGTCCTCCTTCGCGGACGAGGTCACCCGCGTCGCCCGCGAGGTGGGCACCGAGGGGCGGCTGGGCGGCCAGGCCGACGTCAAGGGCGTCTCGGGCACCTGGCGCGACCTCACCGACTCGGTGAACTTCATGGCGGGCAACCTGACCGACCAGGTCCGCAACATCGCCCAGGTCGCCACCGCGGTGGCGAAGGGCGACCTCTCGCAGAAGATCAACGTGACCGCCCGCGGCGAGGTCCTGGAGCTCAAGGACACGCTGAACACGATGGTGGATCAGCTGTCCGCGTTCGCGGACGAGGTCACCCGGGTGGCGCGCGAGGTCGGGACCGAGGGACGGCTGGGCGGCCAGGCGGACGTCAAGGGCGTCTCCGGCACCTGGAAGGACCTCACCGAGTCGGTCAACGTCATGGCCGACAACCTCACCGCGCAGGTCCGCTCGATCGCCCAGGTCACCACCGCCGTCGCGCGCGGTGACCTGTCCCAGAAGATCCGCGTCGACGCGCGCGGCGAAATCCTCGAGCTCAAGGACACCATCAACACGATGGTGGACCAGCTGTCCGCGTTCGCGGACGAGGTCACCCGCGTCGCCCGCGAAGTCGGCACCGAAGGCAACCTCGGTGGCCAGGCGACCGTCCGCGGGGTCTCCGGCACGTGGAAGAACCTCACCGACAACGTCAACGTGATGGCGTCCAACCTGACCGGGCAGGTCCGCTCGATCGCCCAGGTCGCGACGGCCGTCGCCCGCGGTGACCTCTCCGGCAAGATCACCGTCGAGGCCAAGGGCGAGGTCGCGGCGCTGGCCGACGTCATCAACACGATGGTCGACACGCTCTCGGCGTTCGCGGACGAGGTCACCCGCGTCGCCCGCGAGGTCGGCACCGAAGGCATGCTCGGCGGCCAGGCGCGCGTGCCGAACGTCGCCGGCACCTGGAAGGACCTCACCGACAACGTCAACTCGATGGCGAACAACCTCACCGGGCAGGTCCGCAACATCGCCCAGGTGACCACCGCCGTCGCGCAGGGCGACTTGACCCGCAAGATCGACGTCGACGCCCGCGGCGAGATCCTCGAGCTCAAGACCACGATCAACACGATGGTCGACCAGCTCTCGGCGTTCGCCGCGGAGGTCACGCGCGTGGCGCGCGAGGTCGGCAGCGAAGGCCGCCTCGGCGGCCAGGCCGAGGTCGAGGGCGTCTCGGGCACCTGGAAGCGGCTGACCGAGAACGTCAACGAGCTGGCCGGGAACCTCACCCGGCAGGTCCGCGCGATCGCCGAGGTCACCAGCGCCGTCGCCGAGGGCGACCTGACCCGCTCGATCACCGTCGACGCCTCCGGCGAGGTCGCCGAGCTGAAGGACAACATCAACTCGATGGTGGAGTCGCTGCGCGAGACGACGCGGGCGAACCAGGAGCAGGACTGGCTGAAGTCCAACCTGGCCACCATCACCGGGCTCATGCAGGGCCGGCGCGACCTCGCCGTCGTCGCGGCCGCGGTGATGGACGAGCTGGTCCCGCTGGTCAACGCCCAGTACGGCGCGTTCTACCTGGCCGACGACACCGCCGAGGTCCCCGAGCTGCGGCTGGTCGGCGCGTACGGCCACCCGGACGGCGAGGGCCCGGTGGCCCGCTTCCGGATCGGCCAGTCGCTCGTCGGGCAGGCGGCCCGCAGCCGCCGCCCGATCGCCGTCGACGACGTCCCGCCCGGCTACGCCACCATCTCCTCCGGCCTCGGGAGCACCGTGCCGGCCAGCCTCTTCGTGCTGCCGATCGTGGTCGAGGACCAGGTGCTCGGCGTCATCGAACTGGCGTCGGTGCACGGCTTCACCACGGTGCACCGCGGGTTCCTCGAGCTGCTGATGGAGCAGATCGGCGTCAACGTCAACAGCATCGTCGCCAACGCCCGCACCGACGAGCTGCTCGGGGAGTCCCAGCGGCTGACCGCGGAGCTGCAGGCCCGCTCGGAAGAACTGCAGGCACGCCAGGAAGAGCTCCAGTCGTCCAACGCCGAGCTGGAGGAGAAGGCGGCGCTGCTGGTCACGCAGAACCGCGACATCGAGACGAAGAACCTGGAGATCGAGCAGGCCCGCCAGGAGCTGGAGGCCCGCGCCCAGCAGCTGACGCTGGCGTCGAAGTACAAGTCGGAGTTCCTGGCCAACATGAGCCACGAGCTGCGCACCCCGCTCAACAGCCTGCTCATCCTCGCCCAGCTGCTCGCGCAGAACCCGACCCGCAACCTCACCGCCAAGCAGGTCGAGTACGCCGGGATCATCCACTCCGCGGGCTCGGACCTGCTGCAGCTGATCAACGACATCCTCGACCTGTCCAAGGTCGAGGCCGGGAAGATGGACGTCACGCCGGAGCAGGTGTCGCTGCGTGGCCTGCTGGACTACGTCGAGGCGACGTTCCGGCCGATGACCTCCCAGCGCAATCTCGACTTCCGGATCACCGTCGCCCCCGGCTCGCCGCCCGAACTGCTCACCGACGACTCGCGGCTGCGGCAGGTGCTGCGCAACCTGCTGTCCAACGCGGTCAAGTTCACCGAGGTCGGCGGGATCGAGCTGCACATCGAGGCGGTCGACGTCGAAACGCTGCCGCGGCCGCTGCGCGCGCACGGCGCCGCCGTCGCCTTCCGCGTCACCGACACCGGCATCGGGATCGCCGAGCACCAGCTCGAATCGATCTTCGGCGCGTTCCAGCAGGCCGACGGCACCACCAGCCGCAAGTACGGCGGCACCGGGCTCGGCCTGTCGATCAGCCGCGAGATCGCCCAGCTGCTCGGCGGGTTCATCACCGCCGAGAGCACCCTGGGCGAGGGCAGCACGTTCACCTTCTCGCTGCCGGTCGCCCGCCCGGACTTCGCGACGCTGCCCGCCGGTGACCACCCCGGCGCGCTCGTCGTGGCGGGTGATCCGGGTACCGCGCTCACCACGTCCGCGCCGCGCGCGTACCGGCGGCTGCTCGTCGTGGAGGAGCGCCAGCACGGGCTGCTGACGCTCGTCGCCGAGAGCGCCGCCGCGGATCTCGCCGACAGCCGGGACATCGGCCTCTCACCCGCCGACGTCGAAGTCGTGACGGCGGTCGGCACCCAGGAGGCCGCGGCCGCGCTCGCCACCGACGCCTACCACTGCGTGGTGCTCGACCTGGACCTGCCGGACCGGACCGCGTTCGGGTTCCTCGACGCGATGCAGGGCGACAGCGCGCTGCGGCTGGTGCCGGTGCTGGCGCACAACAGCCGCCGCCTCGACAGCGAACTGGAGCAGCTGGTGCAGTCCCGCGCGGACGTCCAGTCGCTCGAAGTGCTGTCCGGGCTGGACGAGCTGCGCGAGCGGATCGCCCTGCACCTGTCGGCCGAAGAGCCCGGCGCGGTGCTGCCGCTGGTCCGCCCGGACGAGCCGGCCGCGCCGGTGCGGGCGGCCGACGTCGACACCACGCTGTCCGGGCGCACGGTGCTGATCGTCGACGACGACCCGCGCAACGTCTACGCGCTGACCGGGATCCTGGAGCTGCACGGGATGCAGGTGCTGCACGCCGAAGACGGCCGCAAGGGCGTCGAGACGGTCGCCGCCCACCCCGGCATCGACCTGATCCTGATGGACGTGATGATGCCGGAGATGGACGGCTACACCGCGACCGCGAAGATCCGCGCGATGCCCGAGCACGCCGCCATCCCGATCGTCGCGGTGACGGCCAAGGCGATGCCGGGCGACCGGGAGAAGAGCCTCGCCTCCGGCGCGACCGACTACGTGACCAAGCCGGTCGACGCGGACGACCTGATCGCCCGCATCAAGCGGCACGTGACGGCGTGA
- a CDS encoding NAD(P)/FAD-dependent oxidoreductase, with translation MDAENLVVVGSGPAGVSAARAYREAGGTGPVRLLTADPDPPYERPPLSKEFLRGEADLPPLDEELAEKHDLTITLDDPVTELGEDSVRTASGAVHPFTACVLATGAEPVRPDLPGADHPDVRTLRSAADSRALRAAAHGVRSAIVVGAGFIGCEAAISLTRLGLQVTIVCPDDVPQEKRLGPDAGRFLLRWLKSEGVSVLRGTKLLSVEGGHRVRTDLVPVLDAGLVVLATGVRPRIGLAEAAGLAVERGRIRTDEHLRTSKPGVLAAGDVALAYNPAAGRALAVEHWGEGLAMGEVAGRTAAGEDAVWDEVPGFWSVLGDRVLKYAAWGDGFDRARPFPRDDGGFTVWYEREGRTVGVLTHEADEDYERGRDLIKRGVTASPSS, from the coding sequence ATGGATGCCGAGAACCTGGTCGTCGTCGGAAGCGGGCCGGCCGGTGTGTCGGCGGCCCGCGCCTACCGGGAAGCGGGTGGCACCGGGCCGGTCCGCCTGCTCACCGCGGACCCCGACCCGCCCTACGAGCGCCCGCCGCTGTCCAAGGAATTCCTGCGGGGCGAAGCCGATCTCCCACCGCTGGACGAAGAACTCGCCGAAAAGCACGACCTCACCATCACGCTGGACGACCCCGTCACCGAACTGGGCGAGGACAGCGTGCGCACCGCCTCGGGCGCGGTGCACCCGTTCACCGCCTGCGTACTCGCCACCGGCGCGGAACCCGTCCGGCCCGACCTCCCGGGTGCCGACCACCCCGACGTGCGGACCCTCCGATCGGCCGCCGACTCCCGTGCACTGCGAGCGGCCGCGCACGGAGTGCGCAGCGCGATCGTCGTGGGCGCCGGATTCATCGGCTGCGAAGCCGCCATCTCGCTCACCCGGCTCGGGCTTCAGGTGACCATCGTCTGCCCCGACGACGTCCCGCAGGAGAAGCGGCTCGGCCCCGACGCCGGGCGATTCCTCTTGCGCTGGCTCAAATCCGAGGGCGTGAGCGTCCTGCGCGGGACGAAGCTGCTGTCGGTCGAGGGCGGCCACCGGGTCCGCACCGACCTCGTGCCGGTCCTCGACGCGGGGCTCGTCGTGCTCGCCACCGGCGTCCGGCCCCGGATCGGGCTGGCCGAAGCGGCCGGGCTCGCCGTCGAACGAGGCCGGATCCGCACCGACGAACACCTGCGCACCAGCAAGCCCGGCGTGCTCGCCGCCGGCGACGTCGCGCTGGCCTACAACCCGGCGGCCGGGCGCGCACTGGCCGTCGAGCACTGGGGTGAGGGCCTCGCGATGGGCGAAGTCGCCGGGCGGACCGCGGCCGGTGAAGACGCCGTCTGGGACGAGGTTCCCGGCTTCTGGTCGGTGCTCGGCGACCGCGTCCTGAAGTACGCCGCCTGGGGCGACGGCTTCGACCGCGCGCGCCCCTTCCCGCGCGACGACGGGGGTTTCACCGTCTGGTACGAGCGCGAGGGGCGGACGGTCGGCGTCCTCACCCACGAAGCCGACGAGGACTACGAACGGGGCCGGGACCTGATCAAGCGCGGCGTCACAGCCAGTCCTTCTTCTTGA
- a CDS encoding magnesium transporter CorA family protein, with the protein MRRTRAYRDGVLHKEDFSVAAVSDFLAEPDTTVWVDLCEPSEADLAELAEELGLHRLAVEDAVQEHQRPKLDRYDGHAFLTAYAVRFDAAAERTETAELAVFITPRALVTVRKDDGFDIEAVTRRWDQATDLAKSGVPFLLHGLLDHVVDGHFDAVQVLDDEVEALEDLVFDDRPDTAELQRRSFRLRKNLTALRRVVAPVPDVVASLMRPDLRLADGTTRPYFEDVHDHARQAADHAEALRERLTTVRETQLNLQSDRLNLIMKKVTGWAAVIAVPTAVTGFYGQNVPYPGNGTTLGFWVSTTVMLVLSVGLYTLFKKKDWL; encoded by the coding sequence ATGAGGAGAACCCGCGCCTACCGCGACGGCGTGCTGCACAAGGAAGACTTCTCGGTAGCGGCCGTTTCCGACTTCCTGGCCGAACCGGACACCACCGTGTGGGTCGACCTCTGTGAACCGTCCGAAGCGGACCTGGCCGAGCTCGCCGAGGAGCTGGGCCTGCACCGGCTCGCCGTCGAAGACGCCGTCCAGGAGCACCAGCGGCCCAAGCTCGACCGCTACGACGGGCACGCCTTCCTGACCGCCTACGCCGTCCGGTTCGACGCCGCGGCCGAGCGCACCGAGACCGCCGAGCTCGCCGTGTTCATCACGCCCCGCGCGCTGGTGACCGTCCGCAAGGACGACGGGTTCGACATCGAGGCCGTCACCCGCCGCTGGGACCAGGCCACCGACCTGGCGAAGTCCGGCGTGCCCTTCCTGCTGCACGGCCTGCTCGACCACGTCGTCGACGGCCACTTCGACGCCGTCCAGGTGCTCGACGACGAGGTCGAGGCGCTGGAGGACCTGGTGTTCGACGACCGCCCGGACACCGCCGAGCTGCAGCGGCGCTCGTTCCGCCTGCGCAAGAACCTGACCGCGCTGCGCCGGGTCGTGGCTCCCGTGCCCGACGTCGTCGCCTCGCTGATGCGCCCGGACCTGAGGCTGGCCGACGGCACCACCCGCCCGTACTTCGAGGACGTCCACGACCACGCGCGGCAGGCCGCCGACCACGCCGAGGCGCTGCGCGAACGCCTCACGACAGTCCGCGAAACCCAGCTGAACCTGCAGAGCGACCGGCTGAACCTGATCATGAAGAAGGTCACCGGGTGGGCGGCGGTGATCGCGGTGCCCACCGCGGTGACCGGGTTCTACGGCCAGAACGTCCCTTACCCGGGCAACGGCACGACGCTCGGGTTCTGGGTTTCGACGACCGTCATGCTGGTGCTTTCGGTCGGGCTGTACACGTTGTTCAAGAAGAAGGACTGGCTGTGA